One genomic segment of Mesoterricola silvestris includes these proteins:
- a CDS encoding PstS family phosphate ABC transporter substrate-binding protein, which translates to MRFPRGLNSLLLASALVSALPAQAQAPRAGNAIVVAEMVEPLMAKWKDAYRSKHPGWDLSYASTLQDSVFKAFLAGQSLLAPSARDFTREEIAAFTAKWGYAPTRVAICMDGLVVLVHKSNPLKEIKIEQLDAIYSTTRLQGWPKDIQVWGDLGLTTGNWATRPIEVLGHPVGSGTRMFYLSAVQKNGTSKPTIQRGADILEMVENLTANQAAIGYGSMSQNYSSLRTVPVVPAGGKTAIEANPANIVEGAYPLGRILYTYVNQAPGKPLNANLLNFLRYILSKDGQSQVTSAGFVPLAEDIAGINLRRLEAAR; encoded by the coding sequence ATGCGATTCCCGCGTGGCCTGAACTCCCTGCTGCTCGCCAGCGCCCTGGTTTCCGCCCTGCCCGCCCAAGCCCAGGCCCCCCGGGCGGGTAACGCCATCGTGGTGGCGGAAATGGTTGAACCACTTATGGCCAAGTGGAAGGACGCCTACCGGTCCAAGCATCCGGGGTGGGACCTCTCCTACGCCTCCACCCTCCAGGATTCCGTCTTCAAGGCCTTCCTCGCCGGCCAGTCCCTGCTGGCGCCCAGCGCCCGGGACTTCACCCGGGAGGAGATCGCCGCCTTCACGGCCAAGTGGGGCTATGCGCCGACCCGGGTGGCCATCTGCATGGACGGCCTCGTGGTCCTGGTGCACAAGAGCAACCCCCTGAAGGAAATCAAGATCGAGCAGCTGGACGCCATCTATTCCACCACCCGGCTCCAGGGCTGGCCCAAGGATATCCAGGTCTGGGGGGATCTGGGCCTGACCACCGGCAACTGGGCGACCCGCCCCATCGAAGTCCTGGGCCATCCCGTGGGCTCGGGCACCCGCATGTTCTACCTGAGCGCGGTGCAGAAGAACGGCACCAGCAAGCCCACGATCCAGCGTGGCGCCGATATCCTCGAAATGGTGGAGAACCTCACCGCCAACCAGGCCGCCATCGGGTACGGCTCCATGAGCCAGAACTATTCCTCCCTGCGCACCGTCCCCGTGGTGCCAGCGGGCGGAAAGACGGCAATTGAAGCCAACCCCGCCAATATCGTGGAGGGGGCCTACCCCCTCGGGCGCATCCTCTACACCTATGTGAACCAGGCCCCCGGCAAGCCCCTCAACGCCAACCTGCTGAACTTCCTCCGGTACATCCTTTCCAAGGACGGGCAGTCCCAGGTCACCTCGGCCGGCTTCGTTCCCCTGGCCGAGGACATCGCGGGCATCAATCTCCGCCGCCTGGAAGCAGCCCGTTAG
- a CDS encoding bifunctional helix-turn-helix domain-containing protein/methylated-DNA--[protein]-cysteine S-methyltransferase, whose product MSQSDFTRCAKAIRFLCDSVREQPALAEVAAQAGVSEFHFQRMFRRWAGISPKRFLQYLTLGEAKGLLMDSRSMLDASLAVGLSSPSRLHDLFLSLECMTPGQFKEQGRGLRVGWTVVATPFGEALLAALDGRLCGLAFLEDGDPAKALAELRGRWPRADFPHDPAGLAPLAEALESRFRGEPPKPLSLLLQGSPFQLKVWEALLAIPEGRVLSYGDLARTLGDPGAARAVGAAVGRNPIALLIPCHRIIQASGALGGYHWGAARKRVILALERGRANGLLPGGGD is encoded by the coding sequence ATGTCCCAGAGCGATTTCACCCGTTGCGCCAAGGCCATCCGCTTCCTCTGCGACAGCGTGAGGGAACAGCCGGCCCTGGCGGAGGTGGCGGCCCAGGCGGGGGTGAGCGAATTCCATTTCCAGCGCATGTTCCGCCGGTGGGCGGGCATCAGCCCCAAGCGGTTCCTTCAGTACCTGACCCTGGGGGAGGCCAAGGGGCTCCTCATGGACTCCCGGTCCATGCTGGACGCCAGCCTCGCGGTGGGCCTCTCCAGTCCCAGCCGGCTCCACGATCTCTTCCTGTCCCTGGAGTGCATGACCCCGGGACAGTTCAAGGAGCAGGGCCGGGGCCTCCGGGTGGGATGGACGGTGGTGGCGACCCCCTTCGGGGAGGCCCTCCTGGCGGCCCTGGACGGCCGGCTCTGCGGCCTGGCCTTCCTGGAGGACGGGGACCCGGCCAAGGCCCTGGCGGAGCTCCGGGGCCGGTGGCCCCGGGCGGACTTCCCCCACGACCCCGCCGGCCTGGCCCCCCTGGCCGAAGCCCTGGAATCACGGTTCCGGGGGGAGCCCCCGAAGCCCCTCTCCCTGCTGCTGCAGGGATCCCCCTTCCAGCTGAAGGTCTGGGAGGCCCTCCTGGCCATCCCCGAGGGCCGGGTGCTCTCCTACGGGGACCTGGCCCGGACCCTGGGCGACCCCGGCGCGGCCCGGGCCGTGGGAGCCGCGGTGGGGCGGAACCCCATCGCCCTCCTCATCCCCTGCCACCGGATCATCCAGGCTTCCGGGGCCCTGGGCGGCTACCACTGGGGCGCCGCCCGCAAGCGGGTGATCCTAGCCCTGGAGCGGGGCCGGGCTAACGGGCTGCTTCCAGGCGGCGGAGATTGA
- a CDS encoding PIG-L deacetylase family protein translates to MTHPYTHYVEEFVKLQEEAREMPLGDFAPASAPRLMDNAPRVLVFSPHPDDESITGALTLRLRRELNYRVCVVAVTQGSRVDRQEARLQEMYGACHFLGFELITTRQNGLASINPKTRAGNPDGWATSVETIAQIISYHRPSFIVIPHDQDWNSTHLGTHHLVVDALKTLGPAFKCRIIETEYWHPMSDPNLMIQSTAEEVADLVAATSFHKGEVVRNPYHLTLPSWMADNVRRGGEIVGGQGEATPVWNFATLYRVRDFVRGGFETCLKAGRIIPTGGDLAAVFKIQ, encoded by the coding sequence GTGACTCATCCCTACACCCACTACGTTGAGGAATTCGTCAAACTGCAGGAGGAGGCCCGGGAGATGCCGCTGGGCGACTTCGCCCCCGCCTCCGCCCCCCGGCTCATGGACAACGCGCCCCGGGTGCTGGTCTTCTCCCCCCATCCCGACGACGAATCCATCACCGGCGCCCTGACCCTGCGCCTGCGCCGGGAACTGAACTACCGGGTGTGCGTGGTGGCCGTGACCCAGGGCAGCCGCGTGGACCGCCAGGAGGCCCGCCTCCAGGAGATGTACGGGGCCTGCCACTTCCTGGGCTTCGAGCTCATCACCACCCGGCAGAACGGCCTCGCCAGCATCAACCCCAAGACCCGGGCCGGCAACCCCGACGGCTGGGCCACCTCCGTGGAGACCATCGCCCAGATCATCTCCTACCACCGCCCCTCCTTCATCGTGATCCCCCACGACCAGGACTGGAACAGCACCCACCTGGGCACCCACCACCTGGTGGTGGACGCCCTCAAGACCCTCGGCCCGGCCTTCAAGTGCCGCATCATCGAGACCGAGTACTGGCATCCCATGTCCGATCCCAACCTCATGATCCAGTCCACCGCCGAGGAGGTGGCGGACCTGGTGGCCGCCACGTCCTTCCACAAGGGCGAAGTGGTGCGCAACCCCTACCACCTCACCCTGCCCTCCTGGATGGCCGACAACGTGCGCCGGGGCGGCGAGATCGTGGGCGGCCAGGGGGAGGCCACGCCGGTGTGGAACTTCGCCACCCTCTACCGCGTGAGGGACTTCGTCCGGGGCGGCTTCGAGACCTGCCTCAAGGCCGGGCGCATCATCCCCACCGGCGGCGACCTGGCGGCCGTCTTCAAGATCCAGTAG
- a CDS encoding histidine kinase dimerization/phospho-acceptor domain-containing protein, with amino-acid sequence MSPGSLRRIQARWRSRPGAQALAEARAEHHRTLRKLAHDLRNPLNSILLMAQLLEETAGSPDVARIAGRIQKQCLEMNGMVDKALESAPE; translated from the coding sequence ATGAGCCCCGGAAGCCTCCGCAGGATCCAGGCGCGCTGGCGCTCCCGGCCCGGCGCCCAAGCCCTGGCCGAGGCCCGGGCGGAGCACCACCGCACCCTCCGGAAGCTGGCCCACGACCTGCGGAACCCCCTCAACAGCATCCTGCTCATGGCCCAGCTCCTGGAGGAGACCGCCGGTTCCCCGGACGTCGCCCGCATCGCCGGGCGGATCCAGAAGCAGTGTCTGGAAATGAACGGAATGGTGGACAAAGCCCTGGAATCGGCCCCGGAATAG
- a CDS encoding exonuclease domain-containing protein, protein MSFGDLTYLVVDTETTGLNPPADKVVSVAGVWVRAGQGPFRRESFLVDPGIPIPPEASAIHHIVDRHVAGAPALGEVLPVFQKDDFDAYVAHNAAFDFGFLPRAGRPVLCTMRLARKVWPKLSKYSNQYLRYFLQLEVTEAEGLPAHEALADALVTSRLLLKELAWLQENPQPGVETIQDLIAWAEAPNLLETCQFGSKHRGVPWARVPKDYLAWMKREVKDMDPDLRHTVEHYLQ, encoded by the coding sequence ATGAGCTTTGGCGACTTGACCTACCTGGTGGTGGACACGGAAACGACGGGCCTCAACCCGCCCGCGGACAAGGTGGTCTCCGTGGCGGGCGTCTGGGTGCGGGCCGGCCAGGGGCCCTTCCGCCGGGAGAGCTTCCTGGTGGATCCGGGCATCCCCATCCCCCCCGAGGCCTCGGCCATCCACCACATCGTGGACCGGCACGTGGCCGGCGCCCCCGCCCTGGGGGAGGTGCTGCCCGTGTTCCAGAAGGACGACTTCGACGCCTACGTGGCCCACAACGCCGCCTTCGACTTCGGCTTCCTGCCCCGGGCCGGGCGTCCGGTCCTCTGCACCATGCGCCTGGCCCGCAAGGTCTGGCCGAAGCTCAGCAAGTACTCCAACCAGTACCTGCGCTACTTCCTCCAGTTGGAGGTCACCGAGGCCGAGGGCCTGCCGGCCCATGAAGCCCTCGCGGACGCCCTGGTGACCAGCCGCCTCCTCCTCAAGGAACTGGCCTGGCTCCAGGAGAACCCCCAGCCCGGCGTGGAGACCATCCAGGACCTCATCGCCTGGGCCGAGGCCCCCAACCTCCTGGAGACCTGCCAGTTCGGCAGCAAGCACCGGGGCGTGCCCTGGGCCCGGGTACCCAAGGACTACCTGGCCTGGATGAAGCGCGAGGTGAAGGACATGGATCCGGACCTCCGGCACACGGTGGAGCACTACCTGCAGTAG
- a CDS encoding acyl-CoA carboxylase subunit beta produces the protein MDTKSKKEMLENLRKEALLGGGQDRIDAQHAKGKMTARERVEAFLDKGTFRELDAFVAHRTHDFQMDKKTFLGDSVVTGWGQVEGRPVYVFSQDFTVLGGSLGEVHAEKICKVMDLAVKNGVPVVGLNDSGGARIQEGVVSLGAYADIFLRNTLASGVVPQISAILGPCAGGAVYSPALTDFIMMVKKTSHMFITGPDVVKTVTHEDVSMDDLGGAGIHASKSGVAHFVAEDEKDALAGLRTLLSYLPSNNMEDAPRVETGDDPNRREEALNAIVPDDPRKAYDMHEVIGHVVDSGEFLEVHAAFAGNIIVGFARMDGHTVGIVANQPLVLAGVLDIDASVKGARFVRFCDAFNIPIITFEDVPGFMPGVDQEHRGIILHGAKLLYAYCEATVPKLTVITRKAYGGAYDVMSSKHIRGDYNVSWPTGEIAVMGPDGAVNIIFRKEIAEAADPAAKRAELIELYKDKFANPFVAAGRGYLDDVIDPADTRARLIEALRISQNKRDANPPRKHSTMPL, from the coding sequence ATGGACACCAAGTCAAAGAAGGAGATGCTCGAGAACCTCCGGAAGGAGGCGCTTCTCGGAGGCGGCCAGGACCGCATCGACGCCCAGCACGCCAAGGGCAAGATGACGGCCCGGGAGCGGGTGGAGGCCTTCCTGGACAAGGGCACCTTCCGGGAGCTGGACGCCTTCGTCGCCCACCGCACCCACGACTTCCAGATGGACAAGAAGACCTTCCTGGGCGACAGCGTCGTCACGGGCTGGGGTCAGGTGGAAGGCCGGCCCGTCTACGTCTTCAGCCAGGACTTCACGGTCCTGGGCGGGAGCCTGGGCGAGGTGCACGCCGAGAAGATCTGCAAGGTGATGGACCTGGCCGTGAAGAACGGCGTGCCCGTGGTGGGCCTCAACGACAGCGGGGGCGCCCGGATCCAGGAGGGCGTCGTGAGCCTGGGGGCCTACGCGGACATCTTCCTGCGCAACACCCTGGCCTCGGGGGTGGTGCCCCAGATCAGCGCCATCCTGGGCCCCTGCGCGGGCGGCGCGGTGTACAGCCCCGCCCTCACGGACTTCATCATGATGGTGAAGAAGACCAGTCACATGTTCATCACCGGCCCCGACGTGGTGAAGACCGTCACCCACGAGGACGTGTCCATGGACGACCTGGGCGGCGCCGGGATCCACGCCAGCAAGAGCGGCGTGGCCCACTTCGTGGCCGAGGACGAGAAGGACGCCCTGGCCGGCCTGCGCACCCTCCTCTCCTACCTCCCCTCCAACAACATGGAGGACGCCCCCCGGGTGGAGACCGGCGACGATCCCAACCGCCGGGAGGAGGCCCTCAACGCCATCGTCCCCGACGACCCCCGCAAGGCCTACGACATGCACGAGGTCATCGGCCACGTGGTGGACTCGGGCGAATTCCTGGAGGTCCACGCGGCCTTCGCGGGCAACATCATCGTGGGCTTCGCCCGCATGGACGGGCACACCGTGGGCATCGTGGCCAACCAGCCCCTGGTCCTGGCCGGGGTGCTGGACATCGACGCCTCCGTGAAGGGGGCCCGGTTCGTGCGGTTCTGCGACGCCTTCAACATCCCCATCATCACCTTCGAGGACGTCCCCGGCTTCATGCCGGGCGTGGACCAGGAGCACCGCGGCATCATCCTCCACGGCGCCAAGCTGCTCTACGCCTATTGCGAGGCCACGGTGCCCAAGCTCACCGTGATCACCCGCAAGGCCTACGGCGGCGCGTACGACGTGATGAGCTCCAAGCACATCCGGGGCGACTACAACGTGTCCTGGCCCACGGGGGAGATCGCGGTCATGGGGCCCGACGGCGCCGTGAACATCATCTTCCGCAAGGAGATCGCCGAGGCCGCGGACCCCGCCGCCAAGCGGGCCGAGCTCATCGAGCTCTACAAGGACAAGTTCGCCAACCCCTTCGTGGCCGCGGGCCGGGGCTACCTGGACGACGTCATCGATCCCGCCGACACCCGCGCCCGGCTCATCGAGGCCCTGCGGATCTCCCAGAACAAGCGCGACGCCAATCCCCCGCGCAAGCACAGCACCATGCCCCTGTGA
- a CDS encoding cupin domain-containing protein, producing MANKTSIKELSKHLTTPYSHLELGQVNDHAAYVMNFKDVYPFHRHIQDELYLVLQGEITIRFKNAEAIRLRKGESTVVRAYTTHSSESLEGALVLMVKPKEMFPHPSEVE from the coding sequence ATGGCCAACAAGACCAGCATCAAGGAACTGTCGAAGCACCTGACCACGCCCTACAGCCACCTGGAACTGGGCCAGGTCAACGACCACGCCGCCTACGTCATGAACTTCAAGGACGTGTACCCCTTCCACCGGCACATCCAGGACGAGCTCTACCTGGTGCTCCAGGGCGAGATCACCATCCGGTTCAAGAACGCGGAGGCCATCCGCCTGCGCAAGGGCGAGAGCACCGTGGTGAGGGCCTACACCACCCATTCCTCCGAATCCCTGGAGGGGGCCCTGGTGCTCATGGTCAAGCCCAAGGAAATGTTCCCCCATCCCTCTGAAGTGGAGTAG
- a CDS encoding pyruvate carboxylase subunit B, whose protein sequence is MAATPLMICETLLRDAHQSLLATRMRTEDMLPLCEALDEIGYWSLEVWGGATFDSAIRFLGEDPWERLRALRKALPRTRLQMLLRGQNVVGYKHYPDDILEHFITLARKNGIDVFRIFDALNDLRNMEPAMRFAKAAGGHVQGTISYTISPFHTNAAFVQMGRDLRSMGADSIALKDMAGLITPYVAYDLVKALKEEVGLPVQLHTHYTSGFGTAALVKAAEAGVDVVDTAISSMSMSTSQPPTETLVAALKGQPRDTGLDLGRLADISRRMEKIRRKYASFEAGVAAVDINVLQFQVPGGMLSNLVGQLRSQGAMDKYYDVLDEIPKVRKEMGYPPLVTPSSQIVGTQATLNVVLGERYKVIPEEVKQYFRGCYGKPPAPMDPDIQKLAIGTEKPITCRPAELLEPGWEAAKKEIGDLAESDEDICSYALFPQIAKPFLARRRQGLGGKEEVAAAIAAAMFAQADAKAAKPAAGPAPAASMWKMAGRTGAQRGW, encoded by the coding sequence ATGGCAGCCACACCCCTGATGATCTGCGAGACCCTCCTGCGGGACGCGCACCAGAGCCTCCTGGCCACGCGCATGCGCACCGAGGACATGCTCCCCCTTTGCGAGGCCCTGGACGAGATCGGCTACTGGTCCCTGGAAGTGTGGGGCGGCGCCACCTTCGATTCCGCCATCCGCTTCCTGGGCGAGGACCCCTGGGAGCGCCTGCGGGCCCTCCGGAAGGCCCTGCCCAGGACCCGCCTCCAGATGCTTTTGCGCGGCCAGAACGTCGTGGGCTACAAGCACTACCCCGACGATATCCTCGAGCACTTCATCACGCTGGCCCGGAAGAACGGCATCGACGTCTTCCGCATCTTCGACGCCCTGAACGACCTGCGCAACATGGAACCCGCCATGCGCTTCGCCAAGGCCGCCGGCGGCCACGTGCAGGGGACCATCTCCTACACCATCAGCCCCTTCCACACCAACGCGGCCTTCGTCCAGATGGGCCGGGACCTCAGGTCCATGGGCGCCGATTCCATCGCCCTCAAGGACATGGCCGGCCTCATCACCCCCTACGTCGCCTACGACCTCGTCAAGGCCCTCAAGGAGGAGGTGGGCCTGCCCGTGCAGCTCCACACCCACTACACCTCGGGCTTCGGCACCGCCGCCCTCGTCAAGGCGGCGGAGGCCGGGGTGGACGTGGTGGACACGGCCATCTCCTCCATGTCCATGTCCACCTCCCAGCCCCCCACCGAGACCCTGGTGGCCGCCCTGAAGGGCCAGCCCCGGGACACGGGCCTGGACCTGGGCCGGCTCGCCGACATCTCCCGGCGCATGGAGAAGATCCGCAGGAAGTACGCGAGCTTCGAGGCGGGCGTGGCCGCCGTGGATATCAATGTCCTGCAGTTCCAGGTGCCGGGCGGCATGCTCAGCAACCTGGTGGGCCAGCTCCGCTCCCAGGGGGCCATGGACAAGTACTACGACGTGCTGGACGAGATCCCCAAGGTGCGCAAGGAGATGGGCTATCCGCCCCTGGTCACCCCCTCCAGCCAGATCGTGGGCACCCAGGCCACCCTCAACGTCGTGCTGGGCGAGCGCTACAAGGTGATCCCCGAGGAGGTGAAGCAGTACTTCCGGGGCTGCTACGGCAAGCCCCCCGCCCCCATGGATCCGGATATCCAGAAGCTGGCCATCGGCACCGAGAAGCCCATCACCTGCCGCCCCGCGGAGCTCCTGGAGCCCGGCTGGGAGGCCGCCAAGAAGGAGATCGGGGACCTGGCCGAAAGCGACGAGGACATCTGCTCCTACGCCCTCTTCCCCCAGATCGCCAAGCCCTTCCTGGCCCGGCGCCGGCAGGGGCTGGGGGGCAAGGAGGAGGTGGCCGCGGCCATCGCCGCCGCGATGTTCGCCCAGGCGGACGCCAAGGCCGCCAAGCCGGCCGCGGGGCCCGCCCCGGCGGCCTCCATGTGGAAGATGGCCGGGCGAACCGGCGCTCAGAGGGGATGGTGA
- a CDS encoding biotin/lipoyl-containing protein produces the protein MPTKFKLTLEGNAYDVERREGLMVVNGVEFSLAAKENQVLIAGTPHTVKLGAGVAEVDGISYTVSAEGLEEPSPARGRRAASSNAAAEAGALVAIMPGLIIKILKKEGDRVEAGEVILVLEAMKMQNELQAKSAGVIRQMNVKQGDNVEMRQVLCVIE, from the coding sequence ATGCCCACGAAATTCAAGCTGACCCTGGAAGGCAACGCCTACGACGTGGAGCGCCGGGAAGGCCTCATGGTGGTCAACGGGGTGGAGTTCTCCCTGGCCGCCAAGGAGAACCAGGTCCTCATCGCCGGCACCCCCCACACCGTCAAGCTGGGCGCCGGCGTGGCCGAGGTGGACGGCATCTCGTACACGGTCTCCGCCGAAGGCCTGGAGGAGCCCTCCCCGGCCCGGGGCCGCCGGGCCGCCAGCTCCAACGCCGCCGCCGAAGCCGGAGCCCTGGTGGCCATCATGCCCGGCCTCATCATCAAGATCCTCAAGAAGGAGGGCGACCGGGTCGAAGCCGGGGAGGTCATCCTCGTCCTGGAGGCCATGAAGATGCAGAACGAGCTCCAGGCGAAATCCGCCGGCGTCATCCGCCAGATGAACGTGAAGCAGGGGGATAACGTGGAGATGCGGCAGGTGCTCTGCGTGATCGAGTAG
- a CDS encoding antitoxin, producing MSQVRAKVFWSGPSQAVRLPKAFRFSTDEVTIRKVGDSLILEPVHKREWPVGYAASFADMPEDFERPEPLPGSGHRDVLLEEL from the coding sequence ATGTCGCAGGTCAGGGCCAAGGTATTCTGGAGCGGCCCGAGCCAGGCGGTTCGGCTGCCGAAGGCCTTCCGGTTCAGTACCGATGAAGTGACGATCCGCAAGGTGGGGGATTCCCTGATCCTGGAGCCCGTCCACAAGCGGGAGTGGCCGGTGGGATATGCGGCGAGCTTCGCGGACATGCCCGAAGACTTCGAGCGGCCGGAGCCGCTGCCGGGCTCCGGGCACCGGGATGTGCTCCTGGAGGAGCTGTGA
- a CDS encoding type II toxin-antitoxin system VapC family toxin, whose protein sequence is MKYILDTDTCIFALKRRPGVLQRLLRESPDDVAVSAMTEAELTFGALKSAAPERALPQVASFLEPLVVLPFDGVAARKHAGIRFAVPSSPIGERDMVTAAIAVASGLVLVTHNTREFARVEGLALEDWAEP, encoded by the coding sequence GTGAAATACATCCTCGACACGGATACCTGCATCTTCGCGTTGAAGCGGCGTCCAGGGGTTCTGCAGCGGCTTCTCCGGGAGAGCCCGGACGATGTTGCGGTCAGTGCCATGACGGAGGCCGAACTGACCTTCGGCGCCCTCAAGAGCGCCGCCCCGGAACGGGCCCTGCCCCAGGTGGCCTCGTTCCTGGAACCTTTGGTGGTGCTGCCCTTCGATGGCGTGGCGGCCCGGAAGCATGCCGGGATCCGGTTCGCGGTGCCCAGCAGCCCCATCGGGGAGCGGGACATGGTGACGGCGGCCATCGCGGTGGCCAGCGGGCTGGTTCTCGTGACCCACAACACGCGGGAGTTCGCGCGGGTGGAAGGGCTGGCCCTGGAGGATTGGGCGGAGCCCTGA
- the cmk gene encoding (d)CMP kinase, with translation MHKLPVIALDGPSGVGKSTTAKAVAQALGWNYLDTGAMYRATALALQRAGVGLEDREGLERALAGLRIQQRGTREFLGDEDVSEAIRSPEVTRMVTPVSADGRVREVLVDQQRAIAGSGGWVVDGRDIGTVVFPDACCKVFLTAGVEVRARRRALELEAKGASVSLAEVAADIERRDLADSTRAVAPLRKAADAVELDSGGMGLEEVVEWIVALHRRH, from the coding sequence ATGCACAAGCTCCCCGTCATCGCCCTCGACGGCCCCTCGGGGGTCGGGAAGTCCACCACGGCCAAGGCGGTGGCCCAGGCCCTGGGATGGAACTACCTGGACACGGGGGCCATGTACCGGGCCACTGCCCTGGCGCTTCAGCGGGCGGGGGTGGGGCTGGAGGACCGGGAGGGGCTGGAACGGGCCCTGGCGGGGCTTCGCATCCAGCAGCGGGGCACCCGGGAATTCCTGGGGGACGAGGACGTGAGCGAGGCCATCCGCTCCCCGGAGGTGACCCGCATGGTCACCCCGGTGTCGGCGGACGGGCGAGTCCGGGAGGTGCTGGTGGACCAGCAGCGGGCCATCGCGGGCTCGGGGGGCTGGGTGGTGGACGGCCGGGACATCGGAACGGTGGTTTTCCCGGACGCATGCTGCAAAGTATTCCTCACGGCCGGCGTGGAGGTGCGGGCCCGGCGCCGGGCCCTGGAACTGGAGGCCAAGGGGGCCTCCGTGTCCCTGGCGGAGGTGGCGGCGGATATCGAACGCCGCGACCTGGCGGATTCCACCCGCGCCGTGGCGCCCCTCCGGAAGGCCGCGGACGCGGTGGAACTGGACTCGGGCGGCATGGGGTTGGAGGAGGTGGTGGAGTGGATCGTGGCGCTCCACCGGCGCCACTGA
- a CDS encoding DUF6526 family protein, translating to MTQSYATHRRLDPGYHYWGFGLLLACIALAVLGAIRGHAGAWTQLLLLAFLALAFLKIRLYALRVQDRVIRLEETLRMRALLPESLRPEIDRLRPGQFVALRFASDGELAARVEEALRENLGGEAIKKRIQTWRPDEFRV from the coding sequence GTGACCCAGTCCTACGCCACCCACCGCCGCCTGGATCCCGGGTACCACTACTGGGGCTTCGGCCTGCTCCTGGCGTGCATCGCCCTGGCCGTCCTGGGAGCCATCCGCGGCCACGCGGGGGCCTGGACCCAGCTCCTCCTCCTGGCCTTCCTGGCCCTGGCCTTCCTCAAGATCCGCCTCTACGCCCTGCGGGTGCAGGACCGGGTGATCCGCCTGGAGGAGACCCTGCGCATGCGGGCCCTGCTCCCCGAAAGCCTGCGGCCGGAAATCGACCGCCTGCGGCCCGGACAGTTCGTGGCCCTGCGCTTCGCCTCCGACGGGGAACTGGCGGCCCGGGTGGAGGAGGCCCTCCGGGAGAACCTGGGCGGCGAGGCCATCAAGAAGCGCATCCAGACCTGGCGCCCCGACGAATTCCGGGTGTGA